The Humulus lupulus chromosome 4, drHumLupu1.1, whole genome shotgun sequence genome has a window encoding:
- the LOC133830425 gene encoding TORTIFOLIA1-like protein 3, whose amino-acid sequence MPLASSSSAAAPPPQNLKHRVFTCLNKLSDRDTYGVAAAELDSIARSIEPSSLGVFVSCINSTDASDKSPVRKQCVRILSVLGETHGDALSPHLSKVLSSVTRRLRDPDSAVRSACVDAVTALRYHVSRPPFSSFLKPLADALFTEQDLNSQIGAALCLAAAVDAAQDPETAKLARLMPRFEKLLKCESFKAKPALLVLFGSLINAGAASGEGALRSLVPAVVQFLSSDDWAARKAAAEVLVKLASVERDALAEFKSGCLKTFENRRFDKVKAVREIMNQMLEAWKQIPDVSGNLSPPPQSQASSKDNASDGRYPPGARNSGGAGSEALQLRKRPVLPNKATPPDSSYTTTARKRSYLKSEEKKANSGLFRKLDKKKPSNWNVNVAVPNGPSERGGIRGDDRKERDGDVSDKRSNEKTKLSKLETKRALFYKSSDDKGHRFGGFRSGSRVAPCQEESNDSTVVVSNATADIHKNHTECEDLTLIRHQLVQIEKQQSSLLDLLQRFMGSSQNGMQSLETRVHGLELALDEISYDLALSSGRMTKMDSSRTRCCMLPGADFLSSKFWKRSEGRYSAPRISTSSGTPSAAAMRFGDDSNGNAERFKSNRMLRLQGGGGFIVNPLAEIPRNPVGNAM is encoded by the exons ATGCCACTCGCCTCTTCCTCTTCCGCCGCGGCTCCGCCGCCTCAGAACCTGAAGCACCGCGTCTTCACTTGCCTGAACAAACTCTCCGACCGAGACACGTACGGCGTCGCTGCGGCCGAGCTCGACTCCATAGCTCGGAGCATCGAGCCTAGCTCGCTGGGCGTCTTCGTCTCATGCATCAACTCCACCGACGCCTCCGACAAGTCGCCTGTGCGGAAGCAATGCGTTCGGATCCTTTCCGTCCTCGGCGAGACTCACGGCGACGCGCTCTCGCCTCACCTCTCCAAGGTGCTCTCCAGCGTCACGCGACGCCTCCGTGACCCGGACTCAGCGGTCCGATCAGCCTGCGTCGATGCCGTCACCGCGCTCCGGTACCACGTCAGTAGGCCACCATTCTCGTCGTTTCTGAAACCGCTAGCCGACGCGTTGTTTACTGAACAGGACTTGAACTCGCAGATCGGCGCGGCGCTGTGTCTTGCCGCCGCCGTCGACGCCGCGCAGGATCCGGAGACGGCGAAGCTCGCGAGGCTAATGCCGAGGTTCGAGAAGCTGCTTAAGTGCGAGAGCTTTAAGGCGAAACCGGCACTTCTAGTCTTGTTCGGGAGTTTGATCAATGCCGGAGCAGCATCCGGCGAGGGAGCTTTGAGAAGCTTGGTTCCAGCAGTCGTGCAGTTCTTGAGCAGCGATGACTGGGCGGCAAGGAAGGCTGCTGCGGAGGTGCTGGTAAAGTTGGCCTCCGTGGAGAGGGACGCGTTGGCGGAATTCAAATCTGGGTGTTTGAAGACATTCGAGAATCGGAGATTTGATAAG GTGAAGGCTGTAAGGGAGATAATGAATCAGATGTTGGAGGCTTGGAAACAGATTCCGGATGTTTCAGGAAATCTTTCGCCACCACCACAATCACAAGCTTCATCAAAAG ATAATGCAAGCGATGGACGTTATCCACCAGGGGCAAGGAATTCCGGTGGTGCTGGTTCTGAAGCTCTTCAATTGAGGAAAAGACCAGTGCTACCTAACAAGGCAACTCCACCTGACAGCTCTTATACCACTACTGCTCGTAAGAGAAGTTacttgaaaagtgaagaaaagaaAGCAAATTCAGGGTTGTTTCGGAAGCTGGACAAGAAGAAGCCATCGAACTGGAATGTCAATGTGGCTGTTCCAAATGGCCCCTCCGAGAGAGGAGGGATTCGTGGTGATGATCGCAAGGAAAGAGATGGAGATGTTTCAGACAAAAGGAGTAATGAAAAGACAAAGTTATCAAAACTGGAAACAAAGCGGGCACTGTTCTATAAGAGTTCTGATGACAAGGGACACAGGTTTGGTGGATTCAGGTCCGGATCTCGTGTGGCTCCATGCCAAGAGGAGAGCAATGATTCTACGGTTGTAGTCAGTAATGCAACTGCAGATATCCATAAGAACCATACTGAATGTGAAGATTTAACATTAATTCGCCATCAGCTTGTCCAGATTGAAAAGCAGCAATCCAGTCTGTTAGATCTTTTACAG AGGTTCATGGGGAGCTCACAAAACGGAATGCAATCGCTAGAGACTCGTGTTCATGGGCTGGAACTAGCATTGGATGAGATCTCATATGATCTGGCTCTGTCAAGTGGAAGAATGACTAAAATGGATTCCTCCAGAACAAGATGTTGCATGCTACCTGGCGCGGATTTCTTAAGCTCCAAGTTCTGGAAAAGATCTGAAGGCAGGTACTCAGCACCAAGGATTTCTACCTCCAGTGGCACCCCCTCAGCAGCAGCCATGCGCTTTGGAGATGATTCAAATGGAAATGCCGAAAGATTTAAGTCAAACCGCATGCTTCGGCTGCAGGGTGGTGGCGGGTTCATTGTAAACCCGCTAGCGGAGATTCCACGCAACCCAGTGGGTAATGCAATGTAA